The genomic interval GCGGACGGGCTGGCCGCCGCCTGCTCGTCGGTGAGACCGAACGCAGCCAGGCGGACGAGCGAGCGCTGCTGCTCGAGGAAGGCGAGCAGCTGCTCGCGCGGGTCGGCGATGAGGGTCGGCATACCGGGCATCTGAACTCTCCTGTCGATCGGTGGGTAAGAGCAGTCTCACTCGGAAAAGTGGCCATCTTCCGACCGGTTTTCGAGAGAAGATGGCCCCGTGAAAGCCGACCGGCTGGTGGCGATCCTCCTGTTGCTCCAGCGCCGTGACCGGGTCACCGCCGCCCAGGTCGCCGCCGAACTCGAGGTCTCGGAGCGCACCGCGCGGCGCGACCTCGAGGGCCTGATGCTGGCGGGCCTCCCGGTCTATCCCGAGCGCGGGCGGGGCGGCGGCTGGCGCCTTCTCGGCGGCGCCCGCACCGACCTGTCCGGGCTTTCGGCCGCCGAGGCTCGCGCGCTGTTCCTGGTCGCCGGACCGTCGGCGCAGACCAACCCGGAGCTCAACCGGGCCCTCCGCAAGCTGGTCCGCGCTCTGCCGGAGCCGTTCCGCGACGCCGCCGAGACCGCCGCCGGCTCGGTCGTCCACGACCCATCGGGCTGGGGCCGTACGACGGGGAGCTATCGGCCGCCGCATCTCGATTCCCTGCAGGAGGCCACCTCCGGTGGGCGCCAGGTCCGGCTCGGCTACCGCGACCGAGGAGGGGCGAGCAGCTCACGCATCGTGCATCCGCTCGGCACCGCCCTGAAGGGGGCGGTCTGGTATCTCCTCGCCGACACCGACGCCGGGCTGCGAACCTTCCGGATCGGACGGGTCACCTCCGTCGAGCCCACCGGTGAGCCCGTGATCCGCCCACCCGGATTCGATCTGGAGGCGGCCTGGCGGGACGTCGTCGACCGCGTCGACCTGTTGCGCTCGCCGGCCGAGATCACGGCCGCCGCCGATGCCGACCTGCTGCCGGTGCTGCGCTGGATCTTCGGCGGCCGACTCACCGTCGCCGACGACGAGGGCGCGCGCATCACCATCACTTTGCGCGGCGAGTCGCTCGAGATCGTGACCGTCCAGCTGGCCGGTTTCGGGAGACGGGTCGAGGTCCTGGCCCCGCCGGAGGCGCGTGAGCGTCTCGCCCGGATCGGCGCCGAGTTGTCCTCGACCTACACCGACGGGCTGAGCCTCACTCCGTGATCGCCGCCCGCATCTCGTCGGAGGAGATCGGGGCCCGTCCGGGAGGCTGATCGGGTCGTGGCGTCATCGGCTCGACCTGACGCAGCGGCCGCGTGAGCGGCTTCCCGGCCGTCAGCCGGACGGTCTCGCCGCCTTCGATGAACTCCGTGTCGGGGTCGCCGTCGATCAGCTCATAGGTCACCTCGTCACCGACGTGGACCTTGAACCGGGAGCCCCGCCACCGCAGCCGAAACTCGTAGGAATCCCATCCCGGCGGCCTTTGCGGGTGCAGCGAGAGCATGCCGCCGTGGTCGCGCATGCCGCCGAATCCGGCGACGACGGCGAGCCACGTGCCGGCGAGTGACGCGATGTGCAGTCCGTCGCGGGTGTTGTGCTCGAGGTCGCGCAGATCCATCAGCGCCGCCTCGGCGAGATAGTCCGACGCCAGCTCCAGCTGCCCCACCTCGGCCGCGATCACCGCCTGCGTGCACGCCGACAGCGACGAATCGCGCACGGTCAGCGGCTCGTAGTAGGCGAACGCCTGCGCCTTCTCGGCCAACGTGAACGCGTCACCGCACCAGTGCATCGCGAGGATGAGGTCGGCCTGCTTGCACACCTGCCGGCGGTAGATGTCGAAATACGGCGCGTGCAACAGCAGTGGGTACCCGCCGTTGTCGTTGCTGGTCCCGAAATCCCACAGCTCGTGGTCGGTGAAGTCCTTGTCCTGGCTGTGAACCCGCCGACCGGAATCGAACGGCACCGCCATCGACTCCGCCGCCCGCCGCCATTCGGCGATCTCGGCAGCGGTGACATCGAGTTCCCCGGCTTCGTCCGGCCACTTCTCGCAGATGTCCGCGGCGCCGAACAGGTTCGCGCGCGCCATCAGATTCGTATAGATGTTGTCGTCCACGATCGCGCTGTACTCGTCCGGGCCGGTGACGCCGTCGATGTGGAAATCGCCGTCG from Mycobacteriales bacterium carries:
- a CDS encoding WYL domain-containing protein — its product is MKADRLVAILLLLQRRDRVTAAQVAAELEVSERTARRDLEGLMLAGLPVYPERGRGGGWRLLGGARTDLSGLSAAEARALFLVAGPSAQTNPELNRALRKLVRALPEPFRDAAETAAGSVVHDPSGWGRTTGSYRPPHLDSLQEATSGGRQVRLGYRDRGGASSSRIVHPLGTALKGAVWYLLADTDAGLRTFRIGRVTSVEPTGEPVIRPPGFDLEAAWRDVVDRVDLLRSPAEITAAADADLLPVLRWIFGGRLTVADDEGARITITLRGESLEIVTVQLAGFGRRVEVLAPPEARERLARIGAELSSTYTDGLSLTP